One region of Pan paniscus chromosome 5, NHGRI_mPanPan1-v2.0_pri, whole genome shotgun sequence genomic DNA includes:
- the LOC100981824 gene encoding histone H4, whose product MSGRGKGGKGLGKGGAKRHRKVLRDNIQGITKPAIRRLARRGGVKRISGLIYEETRGVLKVFLENVIRDAVTYTEHAKRKTVTAMDVVYALKRQGRTLYGFGG is encoded by the coding sequence ATGTCAGGACGCGGCAAAGGAGGTAAGGGCCTGGGGAAAGGGGGTGCCAAGCGCCACCGCAAGGTGCTGCGCGACAACATCCAGGGTATCACCAAGCCAGCCATTCGGCGCCTTGCTCGCCGCGGCGGCGTGAAGCGCATTTCTGGCCTCATCTATGAGGAGACCCGCGGAGTGCTGAAGGTGTTCCTGGAGAACGTGATCCGGGACGCCGTGACCTACACGGAGCACGCCAAGCGCAAGACGGTCACCGCCATGGACGTGGTCTACGCGCTCAAGCGCCAGGGCCGCACCCTCTATGGCTTCGGCGGCTAA
- the LOC100981154 gene encoding histone H2B type 1-K: protein MPEPAKSAPAPKKGSKKAVTKAQKKDGKKRKRSRKESYSVYVYKVLKQVHPDTGISSKAMGIMNSFVNDIFERIAGEASRLAHYNKRSTITSREIQTAVRLLLPGELAKHAVSEGTKAVTKYTSAK from the coding sequence ATGCCGGAGCCAGCGAAGTCCGCTCCCGCGCCCAAGAAGGGCTCGAAGAAAGCCGTGACTAAGGCGCAGAAGAAGGACGGCAAGAAGCGCAAGCGCAGCCGCAAGGAGAGCTACTCCGTATACGTGTACAAGGTGCTGAAGCAGGTCCACCCCGACACCGGCATCTCCTCTAAGGCCATGGGAATCATGAACTCCTTCGTCAACGACATCTTCGAACGCATCGCGGGTGAGGCTTCCCGCCTGGCGCATTACAACAAGCGCTCGACCATCACCTCCAGGGAGATCCAGACGGCCGTGCGCCTGCTGCTGCCCGGGGAGTTGGCCAAGCACGCCGTGTCCGAGGGCACCAAGGCCGTCACCAAGTACACCAGCGCTAAGTAA
- the LOC100982497 gene encoding histone H2A type 1-H, giving the protein MSGRGKQGGKARAKAKTRSSRAGLQFPVGRVHRLLRKGNYAERVGAGAPVYLAAVLEYLTAEILELAGNAARDNKKTRIIPRHLQLAIRNDEELNKLLGKVTIAQGGVLPNIQAVLLPKKTESHHKAK; this is encoded by the coding sequence ATGTCTGGACGTGGCAAGCAAGGCGGTAAAGCTCGCGCCAAGGCCAAGACCCGCTCTTCTCGGGCGGGGCTTCAGTTCCCCGTGGGCCGAGTGCACCGCCTGCTCCGCAAGGGTAATTATGCCGAGCGGGTTGGAGCCGGCGCGCCAGTGTACCTGGCTGCGGTGCTGGAGTACCTGACCGCTGAGATCCTGGAGCTGGCTGGCAACGCGGCCCGCGACAACAAGAAGACCCGTATCATCCCGCGTCACCTCCAACTGGCCATCCGCAACGACGAGGAGCTCAACAAGCTGCTGGGCAAAGTCACCATCGCGCAGGGTGGTGTCTTGCCCAATATCCAGGCCGTGCTGCTTCCTAAGAAGACTGAGAGCCACCATAAGGCCAAATAA